A region of Rhizobium grahamii DNA encodes the following proteins:
- a CDS encoding ATP-binding cassette domain-containing protein gives MTDQRAPLVELKNISISFGGIHAVDNASVDLYPGEVVALLGHNGAGKSTLIKILSGAYKRDSGEILINGEPADIRNPRDAKKYGIETIYQTLAVADNVDAAANLYLGREIRTKWGTLDDVAMEASTREVMGRLNPNFRRFKEPVKALSGGQRQSVAIARAILFNARILIMDEPTAALGPQETAQVGELIKQLKKEGIGIFLISHDIHDVFDLADRVSVMKNGQVVGHARTEDVTKDEVLGMIILGKVPPKAIPGPGAMQV, from the coding sequence ATGACTGATCAACGCGCTCCCCTTGTGGAACTGAAAAACATCTCGATCTCCTTCGGCGGCATCCATGCCGTGGACAATGCTTCGGTCGATCTCTACCCCGGCGAAGTCGTCGCCCTTCTCGGCCATAACGGCGCCGGCAAGTCCACGCTGATCAAGATCCTGTCGGGCGCCTACAAGCGCGACAGCGGCGAGATCCTGATCAACGGCGAGCCGGCCGACATACGCAATCCGCGCGATGCCAAAAAGTATGGCATCGAGACGATCTACCAGACGCTCGCCGTCGCCGATAACGTCGACGCCGCCGCCAACCTCTATCTCGGCCGCGAGATCCGCACCAAGTGGGGCACCCTCGACGACGTCGCCATGGAGGCCTCGACGCGCGAGGTGATGGGTCGCCTCAACCCCAACTTCCGCCGCTTCAAGGAGCCGGTGAAGGCGCTCTCGGGCGGCCAGCGGCAGTCGGTGGCGATCGCCCGCGCGATCCTCTTCAACGCCCGCATCCTGATCATGGACGAGCCGACGGCAGCCCTTGGGCCGCAGGAGACGGCTCAGGTGGGCGAGCTGATCAAGCAGCTGAAGAAGGAAGGCATCGGCATCTTCCTCATCAGCCACGACATCCACGACGTCTTCGACCTCGCCGACCGCGTCTCGGTCATGAAGAACGGCCAGGTCGTCGGCCACGCCCGCACCGAGGACGTGACCAAGGACGAGGTGCTCGGGATGATCATCCTCGGCAAGGTGCCCCCCAAGGCCATCCCCGGCCCCGGCGCCATGCAGGTCTGA
- a CDS encoding aldehyde dehydrogenase (NADP(+)), translated as MTINGSLLIAGSQKRGTAGEFSGVEAISGKSLPISFGGASPDDVEAAAAQAWEAFASYRETDLETRARFLETIAEEIEAIGDELVVRAMAETGLARGRLEGERARTTGQLRLFAKEVRAGRFQELRFDAGDPSRKPVPKPDLRLRNIPVGPVAVFGASNFPLAFSAAGGDTASSLAAGCPVVVKAHSAHPGTSELVGRAVQRAVASAGLHPGTFSLLFDTGFEVGQSLVADPRIRAVGFTGSRRGGTALMDIASRRKQPIPVYAEMSSINPVILFPGALKSRAADIAASFVSSLVLGAGQFCTNPGLILAVGNEDLDAFIAKAAELLPGVGPQAMLTPSIAKAYSEGVARLQRHPEVRAVAAGKSGSEFEGTAALFETSADAFLAHHELQDEVFGAAGLVVRCSDLAQLEQVLDSLEGQLTIALHIAGEDEPEARRLVPKLEMLAGRLLVNGFGTGVEVSPAMVHGGPYPATADGRSTSVGTLAIYRFLRPVSYQDFTSALLPDALR; from the coding sequence ATGACCATCAACGGAAGCCTGCTGATCGCGGGGTCGCAGAAGCGCGGCACGGCTGGCGAGTTCTCCGGCGTCGAGGCGATCAGCGGCAAATCGCTTCCGATCTCGTTCGGCGGGGCGTCGCCGGACGATGTCGAGGCGGCCGCTGCGCAGGCGTGGGAGGCTTTCGCTTCCTACCGTGAAACCGACCTCGAGACGCGGGCACGCTTCCTGGAAACGATCGCCGAGGAAATCGAGGCCATCGGCGATGAGCTGGTCGTCCGCGCCATGGCAGAGACCGGCCTTGCGCGCGGTCGGCTGGAAGGCGAGCGGGCGCGAACGACGGGCCAGCTTCGCCTGTTTGCCAAGGAAGTGCGCGCCGGGCGTTTCCAGGAGCTCCGTTTCGATGCCGGCGATCCGTCCCGCAAGCCTGTTCCGAAGCCGGATCTGCGGTTGAGAAACATCCCGGTCGGACCTGTCGCAGTGTTCGGCGCATCCAATTTTCCGCTCGCCTTCTCGGCGGCGGGCGGTGACACGGCCTCGTCGCTCGCCGCCGGTTGCCCCGTGGTCGTCAAGGCGCATTCGGCGCATCCTGGAACATCGGAACTCGTCGGCCGCGCCGTCCAGCGTGCTGTCGCCAGTGCCGGTCTCCATCCCGGAACCTTCTCGCTTCTTTTCGACACCGGCTTCGAGGTCGGGCAGTCGCTGGTCGCCGATCCGAGAATTCGCGCTGTCGGCTTCACCGGGTCGCGTCGCGGCGGCACGGCGCTGATGGACATCGCCTCGCGCCGGAAGCAGCCCATTCCCGTCTATGCCGAGATGAGCAGCATCAACCCGGTCATCCTCTTTCCGGGCGCCTTGAAGAGCCGCGCCGCCGACATCGCCGCCTCGTTCGTGTCGTCACTCGTCCTCGGCGCCGGCCAGTTCTGCACGAACCCCGGCCTCATCCTTGCCGTCGGCAACGAGGATCTGGACGCCTTCATCGCCAAGGCGGCGGAATTGCTGCCCGGCGTCGGGCCGCAGGCAATGCTCACACCCTCGATCGCCAAGGCCTATAGCGAGGGCGTCGCAAGGCTGCAGCGCCATCCCGAGGTTCGGGCCGTCGCCGCCGGCAAATCCGGAAGCGAGTTCGAAGGCACGGCGGCATTGTTCGAGACGTCGGCCGACGCATTCCTCGCGCACCATGAACTGCAGGACGAGGTGTTCGGCGCAGCCGGGCTGGTCGTTCGCTGCAGCGACCTCGCTCAACTCGAGCAGGTGCTGGACAGCCTGGAGGGTCAGCTCACCATCGCTCTTCACATCGCCGGCGAAGACGAGCCCGAAGCCCGGCGCCTCGTTCCGAAGCTCGAGATGCTTGCGGGACGCCTGCTTGTGAACGGATTTGGAACCGGCGTCGAGGTGTCGCCGGCCATGGTTCACGGCGGCCCCTACCCGGCGACCGCCGACGGCCGCTCGACCTCGGTCGGGACACTGGCGATCTACAGGTTCCTGCGGCCGGTCTCCTACCAGGACTTCACGAGCGCGCTGCTGCCGGACGCTCTCCGCTAA
- a CDS encoding NAD(P)H-dependent flavin oxidoreductase: protein MTRWTDRRILDLFGIELPIIQAPMAGSTTIEMVVEAARAGGLGSLPSAQLGVGQLKDALVKIRAATDAPVNVNFFAHVTPPADPVAQMRWRAALAPYYVEFDLDPAAPVAGAGRAPFDAAFCEVVEEFKPEVVSFHFGLPDNALVDRVKATGARIVSSATTVAEALWLEDNGVDAVIAMGFEAGGHRGNFLTHDMTTQVGTMALVPQVVDAVRVPVIAAGGIADGRGVAAALMLGASAVQVGTAYLFCPEAKIPAVHAQALADAGDDSTTVTNVFTGRPARGVVNRLMRELGPLSENAPAFPTAGAALAPIRAKAEAASRNDFTNLWSGQAARLAPRMGTAELTRTLYQSALEVIEARTAR, encoded by the coding sequence ATGACGCGTTGGACCGACCGCCGCATCCTTGACCTTTTCGGCATCGAACTTCCCATCATCCAGGCGCCGATGGCCGGATCGACGACAATCGAGATGGTCGTCGAGGCGGCGCGGGCCGGCGGCTTGGGCTCCCTTCCGAGCGCGCAGCTTGGCGTCGGCCAGTTGAAAGATGCATTGGTCAAGATTCGTGCGGCGACCGACGCGCCTGTTAACGTGAACTTCTTCGCGCATGTGACGCCACCGGCAGACCCGGTGGCGCAGATGCGCTGGAGGGCGGCGCTGGCTCCCTATTACGTCGAGTTTGACCTCGATCCTGCCGCGCCTGTTGCCGGCGCCGGGCGCGCGCCGTTCGATGCGGCGTTCTGCGAGGTGGTGGAGGAATTCAAGCCGGAGGTCGTCAGCTTCCATTTCGGCTTGCCCGACAACGCGCTGGTAGACCGCGTGAAGGCGACCGGCGCCAGGATCGTATCCTCGGCCACGACCGTCGCCGAGGCCCTCTGGCTGGAGGACAACGGGGTCGATGCCGTTATTGCGATGGGCTTTGAAGCGGGCGGCCATCGCGGCAACTTTCTGACGCACGACATGACGACGCAGGTCGGGACGATGGCGCTGGTGCCGCAGGTGGTCGACGCCGTGCGGGTGCCCGTCATTGCTGCCGGCGGTATTGCGGATGGGCGAGGGGTGGCGGCGGCGCTGATGCTTGGCGCCTCCGCGGTGCAAGTCGGCACCGCCTATCTGTTCTGCCCCGAAGCGAAGATACCGGCAGTGCATGCGCAGGCGCTTGCCGACGCCGGCGATGACAGCACCACCGTCACCAACGTCTTCACCGGCCGCCCCGCGCGAGGCGTCGTCAATCGGCTGATGCGCGAACTTGGTCCCCTATCGGAGAACGCGCCGGCGTTTCCGACAGCCGGTGCGGCTCTTGCGCCGATCCGGGCAAAGGCCGAGGCGGCGTCGCGGAACGATTTCACCAATCTCTGGTCGGGGCAGGCCGCGCGCCTGGCACCGAGAATGGGGACGGCGGAGTTGACCAGAACGCTCTACCAGAGCGCACTCGAGGTCATCGAGGCCCGAACGGCGCGCTAG
- a CDS encoding beta strand repeat-containing protein produces MTSIVSSLQIKSLATSAIAALSASEVAALSISQIKALSSSQVAALSAEDVAALSSSQIGAISASAVVGLGLDQMQVLSASQIGGLSAAQVTALYASQIEALSASQVEALSATQIGALSAEKLNAMAPDELATFSAAEMGAIGIKALAGLSEELLTSLGTDKLAALKGTQLAAMTTSQIALLSASQIGAIGTSQITSLSAKQIAAITTDAVTGLTSGQIGVLSKVQIAGLTTAQLGALETSQIQALTSAQISALSADDIKALSQEDIGTFTTAELAAISTKALTGLQTEIFAGFASSQIAALTKAQVAALSTTQLAAMGPEQLGALSASQIAGLSAKQVAALPTEALAGLTTSQVASLSKLQVAALTSEQISTLESSQLEALTSSQVAALSASQVKALSAEDLAAFRPDEIAAIAAKSLSGLTSETFASLASSQIAALTKTQLAALATGQVGALDGEQLGALAASQISSLSARQITALTTDALAGLTTSQVASLSKAQVAALTTDQIVALGSSQLEALTSSQVAALSANQIKALSAEDLATFRPDEIAAIAARSVTGLSSETLASLASLQIAALTKTQIAVFSTSQMAGIVGEQLGALSSSQIAGLSARQIAALTTDALSSLTTSQIASLSKVQVAALSTDQVAALESSQLEALTSSQVAAFSAEQIKALSAEDLAAFQPDEIAAIAVKSLSGLSSDTIASLASSQIAAMTKTQIASLGTSQITALDSSKLGALTSSQITGLSAKQITALSTDALVGLKTSQITALSAVQVAALSTAQLGALESSQIEALTSPQIAALTADDIKALSADDIATFTTDELAAISVKALSGLGTDTLATLVSSQIVALTKTQVAALSTDQVNALNSEQLGALQIAGLSAKQVASLTTDALVGLTTSQVASLSKVQVAALTSDQITSLESTQLEALTSSQVASLSAAQVKALSTDDLAAFATDEIAAINVKSLSGLDTATVTSLASSQIAALSKAQIAALSTGQVAAMGSDQVAALNSSQIAGLSAKQVAALTTDALVGLTTSQVASLSKVQVAALTSDQITSLESTQLEALTSSQVASLSAAQVKALSTDDLAAFATDEIAAINVKSLSGLDTATVTSLASSQIAALSKAQIAALSTGQVAAMGSDQVGALSSAQIAGLSAKQVAAFTTDAIVGLTTEGVAAISNAQITGLTSGQLSALDTSQVSALTSSQVSALSATQLGSLSTDDIATFTTDEVAAIAVKSLSGLTTDQVSSLTSDKVAALKTAQIAALSTDQVHLLGSSQITGLASSQISALTAKQVAALTTDTVAGLSTNQITGLTKVQIAALTTDQVAAFDSAQVDALSSAQIAALTSGDLAAMSSDEIATFSTDEIAAISTGALGGLQTDTLSTMASSQIAALTKAQLAALGTGQVAVLGSEQLAAINSSQITALTAKQVAALTTDAVVGLTSAQIGALTATQVATLNSAQLQALDSTQIEALGSAQVAALSSGQLQALNSDDIASFSTDDIAAISTKALAGLGTDILSGMASSQVAALTKTQIASLSTGQVAALVSAQISAIDTAHLSALTAAQVGALTTDALVGLASSQISALTAKQVAALSSEQVDALNSDQVAALTSLQIAALSADQIGAMSVEEIGTFQTDEIAAISTKALSGLTTEDIAGLTTEQLEAFTGQQIGALSGDQVAALVAARYQDS; encoded by the coding sequence ATGACCTCAATCGTTTCTTCGCTGCAGATCAAGTCGCTTGCGACATCCGCGATCGCTGCACTTTCCGCCTCCGAGGTCGCCGCCCTCAGCATCAGCCAGATCAAGGCACTGAGCTCGAGCCAGGTCGCGGCCCTGAGCGCCGAAGATGTCGCCGCATTGAGCTCGTCCCAGATCGGCGCGATTTCGGCCTCGGCGGTCGTCGGTCTCGGGCTCGACCAGATGCAGGTGCTTTCCGCGAGCCAGATCGGCGGTCTCTCCGCCGCTCAGGTCACCGCACTTTATGCCAGCCAGATCGAAGCCCTGTCGGCCTCGCAGGTCGAAGCGCTTTCCGCCACGCAGATCGGGGCGCTGTCGGCTGAAAAGCTCAACGCCATGGCGCCGGACGAACTGGCAACCTTCTCCGCAGCAGAGATGGGGGCAATTGGCATAAAGGCGCTGGCAGGGCTCTCGGAAGAACTGCTCACCTCGCTCGGAACCGACAAGCTTGCCGCATTGAAGGGCACCCAGCTCGCGGCGATGACGACAAGCCAGATTGCCCTGCTCAGCGCATCGCAGATCGGCGCGATCGGCACCTCGCAGATCACCTCGTTGAGCGCAAAGCAGATTGCCGCGATTACCACCGACGCGGTCACCGGCCTCACATCCGGCCAGATCGGCGTGCTCTCGAAGGTCCAGATTGCGGGACTGACGACCGCACAGCTCGGCGCGCTGGAGACGTCGCAGATCCAGGCGCTCACCTCGGCGCAGATCTCGGCACTGAGTGCCGACGACATCAAAGCTCTGTCCCAGGAGGATATCGGCACATTTACGACCGCCGAGCTGGCCGCAATCTCCACCAAGGCCCTTACCGGCCTTCAGACCGAAATCTTCGCGGGCTTCGCCTCCTCGCAGATCGCCGCGCTCACGAAGGCGCAGGTTGCGGCCCTCAGCACCACGCAGCTCGCGGCCATGGGACCGGAGCAGCTGGGCGCCCTCTCGGCTTCGCAGATCGCGGGCCTGAGCGCCAAGCAGGTTGCAGCGCTGCCAACCGAGGCGCTTGCAGGCCTGACCACCAGCCAGGTCGCATCGCTCTCCAAACTCCAAGTCGCAGCACTGACCTCGGAGCAGATCTCGACGCTGGAATCCAGTCAGCTCGAAGCCCTGACCAGCAGCCAGGTCGCTGCTCTTTCAGCAAGCCAGGTCAAGGCTCTGTCCGCCGAGGATCTGGCCGCATTCCGCCCGGATGAGATCGCGGCTATCGCGGCAAAGTCCCTTTCCGGACTGACCAGCGAAACATTCGCCTCGCTTGCCTCCTCGCAGATCGCCGCCTTGACGAAGACCCAGCTCGCGGCCCTCGCCACAGGTCAGGTTGGCGCCCTTGACGGCGAGCAGCTGGGCGCCCTCGCGGCCTCGCAGATATCAAGCCTCAGTGCCAGACAGATCACGGCCCTGACCACGGATGCGCTCGCCGGCCTGACCACCAGCCAGGTCGCGTCGCTGTCGAAAGCCCAGGTCGCAGCTCTGACGACCGATCAGATCGTCGCGCTGGGATCGTCGCAGCTGGAAGCCCTGACGAGCAGCCAGGTGGCAGCGCTGTCGGCGAACCAGATCAAGGCGCTGAGCGCAGAAGACCTTGCAACGTTCCGCCCGGATGAGATCGCGGCGATCGCGGCAAGATCCGTGACCGGACTATCCAGCGAGACACTCGCTTCGCTTGCCTCCTTGCAGATCGCCGCGCTGACGAAGACGCAGATTGCCGTCTTCAGCACGAGCCAGATGGCCGGGATCGTCGGGGAACAGCTGGGCGCGCTGTCGAGCTCGCAGATCGCAGGCCTCAGCGCCAGGCAGATCGCGGCACTGACCACCGACGCACTCTCTTCCCTGACGACCAGCCAGATTGCCTCGCTCTCCAAGGTCCAGGTCGCGGCCCTCTCGACCGACCAGGTCGCCGCGCTCGAATCGAGCCAGCTCGAAGCCCTGACCAGCAGCCAGGTCGCGGCCTTCTCGGCCGAGCAAATCAAGGCGCTGAGCGCCGAAGACCTGGCAGCGTTCCAACCTGATGAAATCGCTGCGATTGCCGTAAAATCGCTATCGGGTCTTTCGTCCGACACGATCGCCTCGCTTGCCTCGTCGCAGATTGCGGCAATGACGAAGACGCAGATCGCATCCCTCGGCACCAGCCAGATAACAGCCCTGGACTCCTCAAAGCTCGGCGCCCTGACAAGCTCGCAGATCACGGGATTGAGCGCCAAGCAGATCACGGCGCTGTCGACCGATGCCCTTGTCGGCCTCAAGACAAGCCAGATCACGGCGCTGTCGGCGGTTCAGGTCGCAGCACTCAGCACGGCTCAGCTCGGCGCGCTGGAATCGTCGCAGATCGAAGCGCTGACCTCGCCGCAGATTGCCGCTCTGACGGCCGATGACATCAAGGCTCTCTCCGCTGACGACATCGCGACCTTCACGACGGATGAGCTTGCCGCAATTTCGGTCAAGGCACTCTCTGGTCTCGGTACCGATACCCTTGCAACGCTCGTCTCGTCACAGATCGTGGCCCTGACGAAGACGCAGGTTGCGGCGCTGAGCACCGATCAAGTCAATGCATTGAATTCCGAACAGCTCGGGGCACTGCAGATCGCCGGCCTGAGCGCCAAGCAGGTTGCGTCTCTGACGACGGATGCGCTTGTCGGTCTGACCACCAGCCAGGTTGCCTCGCTCTCCAAGGTCCAGGTCGCGGCTCTGACCTCCGACCAGATCACCTCGCTGGAATCCACCCAGCTCGAAGCCCTGACCAGCAGCCAGGTCGCATCGCTCTCGGCAGCCCAGGTCAAGGCGCTCTCGACCGACGACCTCGCTGCCTTCGCAACCGACGAGATCGCCGCCATCAACGTCAAGTCCCTCTCGGGCCTCGACACCGCAACGGTCACCTCGCTCGCCTCCTCGCAGATCGCAGCCCTCTCCAAGGCTCAGATCGCGGCGCTCTCAACCGGCCAGGTCGCCGCCATGGGCTCCGACCAGGTCGCCGCCCTCAACAGCTCGCAGATCGCTGGCCTCAGCGCCAAGCAGGTTGCTGCCCTGACGACGGATGCGCTTGTCGGCCTGACCACCAGCCAGGTTGCCTCGCTCTCCAAGGTCCAGGTCGCGGCTCTGACCTCCGACCAGATCACCTCGCTGGAATCCACCCAGCTCGAAGCCCTGACCAGCAGCCAGGTCGCATCGCTCTCGGCAGCCCAGGTCAAGGCGCTCTCGACCGACGACCTCGCTGCCTTCGCAACCGACGAGATCGCCGCCATCAACGTCAAGTCCCTCTCGGGCCTCGACACCGCAACGGTCACCTCGCTCGCCTCCTCGCAGATCGCAGCCCTCTCCAAGGCTCAGATCGCGGCGCTCTCCACCGGCCAAGTCGCGGCCATGGGCTCCGATCAGGTTGGTGCGCTTTCCTCCGCGCAGATCGCCGGTCTTAGCGCCAAGCAGGTTGCCGCCTTCACCACCGACGCCATCGTCGGCCTGACCACCGAAGGTGTCGCCGCCATCTCCAACGCCCAGATCACCGGCCTCACCTCCGGCCAGCTCTCGGCCCTCGACACCTCGCAGGTATCGGCCCTGACCAGCAGCCAGGTCAGCGCCCTCAGCGCTACCCAGCTCGGATCGCTCTCGACCGACGATATCGCCACCTTCACCACGGACGAAGTGGCCGCCATCGCCGTCAAGTCGCTCTCCGGATTGACCACCGATCAGGTCTCGTCGCTGACAAGCGACAAGGTCGCGGCCCTCAAGACCGCACAGATCGCTGCTCTCTCCACCGATCAGGTCCACCTCCTCGGCTCCTCGCAGATCACTGGTCTTGCCTCGTCGCAGATCAGCGCCCTGACCGCCAAGCAGGTTGCCGCCCTGACCACCGATACCGTCGCCGGCCTCAGCACCAACCAGATCACCGGCCTCACCAAGGTCCAGATCGCGGCTCTCACCACCGATCAGGTCGCAGCCTTCGACTCCGCGCAGGTCGACGCCCTGTCGAGCGCTCAGATCGCGGCCCTGACCTCCGGTGACCTGGCGGCCATGTCCTCCGACGAGATCGCAACCTTCTCCACCGACGAGATCGCCGCCATCAGCACCGGCGCCCTTGGTGGCCTGCAGACCGACACGCTCTCGACGATGGCCTCCTCGCAGATCGCCGCCCTCACCAAGGCGCAGCTCGCAGCCCTCGGCACCGGTCAGGTCGCCGTCCTCGGCTCCGAGCAGCTGGCAGCGATCAACAGCTCGCAGATCACCGCCCTGACGGCAAAGCAGGTCGCGGCTCTGACAACCGATGCGGTTGTCGGCCTCACCTCCGCTCAGATCGGCGCGCTGACCGCAACCCAGGTCGCAACCCTGAACTCGGCACAGCTGCAGGCGCTCGACTCCACCCAGATCGAAGCCCTCGGCAGTGCCCAGGTCGCCGCTCTCAGCTCCGGCCAGCTGCAGGCGCTGAACTCCGACGATATCGCCTCCTTCTCGACCGACGATATCGCCGCCATCAGCACCAAGGCACTTGCCGGTCTCGGAACCGACATCCTGTCGGGAATGGCCTCCTCGCAGGTCGCTGCTCTCACCAAGACGCAGATTGCATCCCTCTCCACAGGTCAGGTTGCAGCCCTCGTCTCCGCACAGATCAGCGCCATCGACACCGCTCACCTCTCAGCCCTCACCGCAGCTCAGGTCGGTGCCCTCACAACCGATGCTCTCGTAGGTCTCGCTTCCAGCCAGATCAGCGCTTTGACGGCAAAGCAGGTCGCAGCGCTGAGCTCCGAACAGGTCGACGCGCTGAACTCGGACCAGGTGGCAGCGTTGACGAGCCTGCAGATCGCCGCCCTCAGCGCCGATCAGATCGGAGCGATGTCGGTCGAGGAAATCGGTACATTCCAGACCGACGAGATCGCCGCGATTAGCACCAAGGCATTATCGGGTCTGACGACCGAAGATATTGCCGGCCTGACGACCGAGCAGCTGGAAGCCTTCACCGGCCAGCAGATCGGGGCGCTGAGCGGTGATCAGGTGGCGGCTCTTGTCGCGGCGCGCTATCAGGACAGCTAA
- a CDS encoding DUF1127 domain-containing protein, with protein MADNVGEQTRTGVEAGTAAGLWGRVVRYFRQLAEKRQGRRSLAELTGDQLDDIGVTRSEARAEIGKSWFRD; from the coding sequence ATGGCTGATAACGTCGGAGAACAAACGAGAACGGGCGTAGAAGCAGGGACGGCCGCCGGGCTTTGGGGGCGGGTCGTCCGCTATTTCAGGCAACTGGCTGAGAAGCGGCAGGGCCGCCGTTCACTCGCCGAGCTGACCGGCGACCAGCTTGACGACATCGGGGTCACGCGCAGCGAGGCGCGTGCGGAAATCGGCAAGTCGTGGTTCCGGGACTAG
- a CDS encoding LysR family transcriptional regulator yields MLNLDQLATFVSVIEHGSFTAAAEKIGLTQPAVSLQVKQLEQQLGVRLIERVGRRAQPSPAGAELIAHARRILAECEAASEAMAPYREGSIGRVRIGSGGTASVHLLPRAISAVRKSMPGLEVIVRIGNTDEILRALEANALDLAVVTLPASGRSLEVEPFYEDEMLAVAPAGSAMPAGGPDAAFLRDKVLMLYDGGNTRAATDNWFEASGVGCEPMMEFGSVEAIKELVAAGLGWSLLPGLALKRDTAGALVTSSVRPPLIRKLGMVMRRDKHLTRGLREVIKCLRNVES; encoded by the coding sequence TTGCTAAATCTGGACCAGCTTGCGACCTTCGTCAGCGTCATCGAACACGGCAGCTTCACCGCAGCCGCCGAGAAGATCGGCCTGACGCAACCAGCCGTCAGTCTGCAGGTAAAGCAGTTGGAGCAGCAGCTCGGCGTCCGACTGATCGAACGCGTCGGCAGGCGGGCGCAGCCGTCGCCTGCCGGTGCCGAACTGATCGCCCACGCGCGGCGTATTCTCGCCGAATGCGAAGCAGCGAGCGAAGCGATGGCGCCTTATCGGGAAGGTTCAATCGGACGCGTCAGGATCGGTAGCGGCGGAACTGCCTCCGTCCACCTGCTGCCGCGCGCCATATCGGCCGTCAGGAAGAGCATGCCGGGCCTCGAGGTGATCGTCCGGATCGGCAATACCGACGAGATCCTGCGGGCACTCGAAGCAAACGCGCTCGATCTCGCGGTCGTCACACTCCCCGCGTCCGGCCGGTCGCTTGAGGTCGAGCCTTTCTATGAAGACGAGATGCTGGCCGTAGCGCCGGCCGGGAGCGCCATGCCGGCGGGCGGACCCGATGCCGCCTTCCTGCGCGACAAGGTCCTGATGCTCTATGATGGCGGCAACACCCGGGCTGCGACGGACAACTGGTTCGAGGCATCAGGCGTCGGCTGCGAGCCGATGATGGAATTCGGCAGCGTCGAAGCGATCAAGGAGCTTGTCGCCGCCGGGCTCGGCTGGTCGCTGCTCCCAGGGCTGGCGCTGAAGCGCGATACCGCCGGCGCGCTGGTGACGTCGTCGGTCCGCCCTCCTCTCATCCGAAAGCTCGGCATGGTGATGCGGCGCGACAAGCATCTGACGCGCGGGCTCCGCGAAGTGATCAAGTGTCTTCGCAATGTCGAGAGCTGA